A portion of the Gadus macrocephalus chromosome 10, ASM3116895v1 genome contains these proteins:
- the LOC132466140 gene encoding ganglioside GM2 activator-like isoform X1 → MRTSAVFQPLKVSSLSEICLAKMNSWALILVMACLALSTQVNCKSYNKSRHLTKLVAFDWKNCGQPDAPAVLKQLELSPDPIAVPGDLTASASGSTSVPLASPLSVNMTLEREVAGFWVKIPCLDELGSCHYPDACSILDQLIPPGQDCPEPLHTYGLPCHCPFKAGTYTLPESDFYLPNTDLPSWLTNGNYRAQGVLGSKGKELGCLKVALSLHSG, encoded by the exons ATGCGAACGTCTGCAGTATTTCAGCCACTAAAAGTTTCGTCGCTTAGCGAGATCTGTTTAGCAAAGATGAATAGCTGGGCACTTATTTTGGTAATGGCATGCCTTGCGCTTTCAACGCAGGTGAATTGTAAATCCTACAACAAATCAAGGCACTTGACTAAG CTGGTTGCCTTTGATTGGAAGAATTGCGGACAACCAGATGCCCCGGCGGTTTTGAAGCAGCTGGAATTGTCGCCAGACCCCATCGCTGTCCCGGGTGACCTCACCGCCAGTGCTTCAGGCTCCACTTCTGTACCGCTGGCCTCTCCACTCTCC GTCAACATGACCCTGGAGAGGGAGGTAGCGGGGTTCTGGGTGAAGATCCCATGTTTGGACGAGTTGGGCAGCTGCCACTACCCGGACGCCTGCTCCATCCTGGACCAGCTCATCCCCCCGGGCCAGGACTGTCCCGAGCCACTCCACACCTACGGCCTGCCCTGCCACTGCCCCTTCAAAGCA GGTACCTACACTCTCCCCGAGTCTGACTTCTACCTGCCAAACACGGACCTACCGTCCTGGCTGACCAACGGCAACTACCGCGCTCAGGGCGTCCTGGGGTCCAAGGGCAAGGAGCTGGGCTGCCTGAAGGTGGCGCTGTCGCTCCACTCCGGGTAG
- the LOC132466140 gene encoding ganglioside GM2 activator-like isoform X2, producing the protein MRTSAVFQPLKVSSLSEICLAKMNSWALILVMACLALSTQVNCKSYNKSRHLTKVKLVAFDWKNCGQPDAPAVLKQLELSPDPIAVPGDLTASASGSTSVPLASPLSVNMTLEREVAGFWVKIPCLDELGSCHYPDACSILDQLIPPGQDCPEPLHTYGLPCHCPFKAGTYTLPESDFYLPNTDLPSWLTNGNYRAQGVLGSKGKELGCLKVALSLHSG; encoded by the exons ATGCGAACGTCTGCAGTATTTCAGCCACTAAAAGTTTCGTCGCTTAGCGAGATCTGTTTAGCAAAGATGAATAGCTGGGCACTTATTTTGGTAATGGCATGCCTTGCGCTTTCAACGCAGGTGAATTGTAAATCCTACAACAAATCAAGGCACTTGACTAAGGTGAAG CTGGTTGCCTTTGATTGGAAGAATTGCGGACAACCAGATGCCCCGGCGGTTTTGAAGCAGCTGGAATTGTCGCCAGACCCCATCGCTGTCCCGGGTGACCTCACCGCCAGTGCTTCAGGCTCCACTTCTGTACCGCTGGCCTCTCCACTCTCC GTCAACATGACCCTGGAGAGGGAGGTAGCGGGGTTCTGGGTGAAGATCCCATGTTTGGACGAGTTGGGCAGCTGCCACTACCCGGACGCCTGCTCCATCCTGGACCAGCTCATCCCCCCGGGCCAGGACTGTCCCGAGCCACTCCACACCTACGGCCTGCCCTGCCACTGCCCCTTCAAAGCA GGTACCTACACTCTCCCCGAGTCTGACTTCTACCTGCCAAACACGGACCTACCGTCCTGGCTGACCAACGGCAACTACCGCGCTCAGGGCGTCCTGGGGTCCAAGGGCAAGGAGCTGGGCTGCCTGAAGGTGGCGCTGTCGCTCCACTCCGGGTAG